The genomic stretch TCCGACGCCCTGAACCACGCCAGCATCATCGACGGCATCAGGCTGTGCAAGGCCCAGCGCTTCCGCTACGCCAACGACGACATGGACGACCTGCGCCGCCAGCTCGAGGCCGCCAGCGGCGCGCGCTTCAAGCTCATCGCCACCGACGGCGTCTTCTCGATGGACGGGGTCGTGGCGAACCTGGGAGCGATCTGCGACCTCGCCGACGAGTTCGGCGCGCTGGTGATGGTCGACGACAGCCACGCCGTCGGCTTCGTGGGGGAGCGCGGGCGCGGCACGCACGAGCTGCGGGGCGTGATGGGCCGGGTGGACATCATCACCGGCACGCTCGGCAAGGCACTGGGAGGCGCCTCCGGCGGCTACACCGCCGGTCGCCAGGAGATCGTCGACTGGCTCAGGCAGCGGAGCCGCCCCTACCTGTTCTCGAACTCCCTCTCGCCCATCGTGGCGGCCGCCTCCCTCGAGGTCCTCGACATGCTCGAGGGGTCAGACGACCTGAGGCGGCGCCTGCGCGAGAACAGCGACTACTTCCGCTCGGCGATGGCGTCCGCCGGGTTCACGCTGGCCGGCGCCGACCACCCGATCATCCCGGTGATGATCGGCGACGCCGCCCTGGCCGCGCGCATGGCCGACCGCCTGCTAGAGGAGGGCGTCTACGTCGTCGGGTTCTCCTACCCCGTGGTGCCGCGGGGTCAGGCGCGCATCAGGACGCAGATGTCGGC from Trueperaceae bacterium encodes the following:
- a CDS encoding glycine C-acetyltransferase, whose product is MGAYARFREHLVEQLGEVEEAGLTKRERRIVSSQDAVVEVELPSGERVAVLNLCANNYLGLANHPRVVDAAQRAAEERGFGMASVRFICGTQDVHVELERRLARFLGTDDAILYSSCFDANGGLFEALLGPEDAVISDALNHASIIDGIRLCKAQRFRYANDDMDDLRRQLEAASGARFKLIATDGVFSMDGVVANLGAICDLADEFGALVMVDDSHAVGFVGERGRGTHELRGVMGRVDIITGTLGKALGGASGGYTAGRQEIVDWLRQRSRPYLFSNSLSPIVAAASLEVLDMLEGSDDLRRRLRENSDYFRSAMASAGFTLAGADHPIIPVMIGDAALAARMADRLLEEGVYVVGFSYPVVPRGQARIRTQMSA